The sequence below is a genomic window from Corythoichthys intestinalis isolate RoL2023-P3 chromosome 12, ASM3026506v1, whole genome shotgun sequence.
CAATAAGTTTTGCTGACTGACACGTTATTCGTCAAATAAGAATTCGGCATTTCATATCACGTGACTTCAAGGCGTTTCATAATACGTCAGTCACATGATCCTTTCGTCAGTCTTTGGTGGCGTTGCACTGAACTAGAAAGTCCCTACACAGCCGTGAAAACGTCACTTATTCCTCACTACTGGACTTTTTGGAAGCAGCAACAGAATTTTGTCGCTTCGCAATCAGCCGCCAAAGTCTTTTAACCGCTTCCCTCTGCTCTAGATTTGCTGCTTAAGTCAGCATCGGGACAGCTAGCTTACTAGCTTGGTTAGCTCAAGTTGTTTACTGTCGAGCTAATTTTTCGACCGCAACTTGACCGGCATAGACTTGGAGACAAACATGAAGACCACCGGCGCTGTCCCGATACGGTTCCTCACATTTACCCTCCATCTTATTTTATGTAAGTATTGATTTAACCGAGGTAAACAAAACGgcttacaaaaacaaaacagcgaTGTCACGCAAGAATGGAAGGTCACAAACGTACAGCACTTGACACTAACTACTGTACTTCACTATATGTTGTTTTACCTGCCTTTAGCGTGCATTGCTAGCTTGTTTTTTCAACTCGTACCACTAATACGTTACAAATTTAAAACTAAACTGGCTAGGTTGTATTAGCGTGTCGTGTTTTAGAATTCCTTATTCATCATcacgaattgttttttttccatggcTATGATGCGAGGTATCAAAAGGAGAAAACGGTCTGTGATATCACAAACCAGTACAATTATTGTCTATTTTATTGTAATCATGTCTTCATATTTTATAATAATTGACTTCTTAATTGTCTAAGTTAACTAATCTAAGCATGCGTTCAGGCTGGCAgccaaaatcagatttttagccCATTCAAATTGAAACTGAATCACTTTTTTGTGGTCAGAACGGTCACAAACCACAGAAATCTGACTTGCGAGACTGATTGAAATCACGTACAGAAggtagtagagctgggaatctttgggcacctaacgattcgattacgattcagaggctccgattcgattataaaacgattattgatgcacacccctcccttttttatttatttttttttttttaatgttttgtacattagttccaaaattgttcaaaaatactctcaggctaaaccaaactactatttcagtatcgagttaacatatagcagtaaacaaatatactaaaataacagtaaataaaaaactccagtccccattctgtaccagcagatttaaactactttcaattaatttaatgttgtgaatcaaccgttaaagttgttaaaatcgctcctgttattccataatttctcttttgtctactttcaacatgtgaaagctttaaaattattttaaagatagattcaagtcaatattttaccgatttaggagtattttagataaaaagttaattaggttcgcttggaaggttcgctacaacagccttgcagggaagtgtactgctttaagatggcggccatttactaacgcccgcatctagctttttgtagatgtgttgCTAACGATACCgactctatattgcatctagtcctatataaatgatatctaccgtaacattatgtggatgttagTGATGGGTCCGTGAGACCTCATGAAGCGTGTCAACACAGTGACACATtgtgttgacacagtgtggatactgtgtcattgaatactgacacctgctggacataaaaaatccctacaggcaacccacttgacagactgacacggaattgatgacatagcatgtaaaatcaaatcatttaagtctttgcattcatatcgcattattccatatctttaaattatgtgaacatatattataatgtgaaaatgtaagtaataatgaatgggtGAATAAGGAATGCCtgtggactttttgttctgataaaattttattcaaaaacctagtttttttttatgtttaaaatttagttggttactttttttttttttttttaaacaagcctgctgtggacaacacacTCGCATGGAACCAACGATGCCAGCATGCAATAGAATTTCcagttgaaagaggtttggataagatgtccattggctcctccagtattgaagaaaattggcattgcgtgccatgttcggctcagccatgcatcggtgcacttttgcaatttcatctacagttgcattGCCTCCTTGACTCTCCACTTCGTCATCTAAGTGCTACCATAGCCCATCAGTAAGAAATTGAAgtggataaaaaataaattatagcttaattacagatttctaataaattacataaaaagtgactgtgggaaagtaaaggaatggctctatacccgtgtttattttgggattatcagaaacttcattctcatgcttTGCCCAATAATGCTTCAGCATTGAGGAGGTGGCAACTGTTTGTATATGACAGGTTAGCCATATACAAAGTACAAATGTCACATTTCATCTGCAGAAAAATAACTTTAATAGTAAAATCCAAAGTTTTGAAACCGCGCTGCGCTTCAGTCAACACGACCTGACCAGGACTCGAACCCACGCGCACGACGCGTAAGGGACGAATGGTGTTTGCTATGACCATTAAGCTAGCAGGTCACATGTTGAAGTGTCTTCTTGAAGGCAATTCAGCGCAAACGACGGACCAACGTGCACCCGTCACACTTATAAACTAAGATTTAccttaaaattaattgtattttgaatggaagatgACAAGTGCGTTTCCCTGTCTTACGTCCATTTCCACAGCATGTAGAAAACGAGGAAGTAACCGTgagatgtggattgtttcagcagctccatcgcgttgacagacgcgcttccttttgaaccagtttgccgcgtcatgactgtgtcgacacagttcaatgagttcatgcatcggtcacgtgattttcttgTAGCGATACGCGCACCCATGCAGGGGTTCCGCCATGAGCTCGGTGCGCGCGCCGGCGCATTTGTATCACTGGACCCATCActagtggatgtactttgtagcagcttttcggcagcagtcaggtctgttgttgtgttttttttatctcgtggcatgagttgagctagagccaggAGTTGaccattggcgttacccgaggggccgggtaatgagaagcataatgtttagctactctcgctgcgtccctaattgtgtcccgaagaccgcgcggcgcactgagtgtgttgtacttctgctttacttggcatatttcaataatcggaatttggatgtttgtgaatcgttctcgaatcttccacggccgaatcgtgaataatctaagaatctgaaattttgcacacctctagaagGTAGTTTAGTATCAGATGATGCTTCTCATTCTGAATAGCTCAAATGGTTTATGACTGTCCATGTCGTCACtctatagcccctttcacacactccgAAACACCGGGAATATTGCGGgatttaaccgtgcagcagttgtatgtgaaagcaatttcccgggtcgacggaCACTGAGATTACGCAGACATTTCACAGGTCTTgtcttaggggccgtttacatggtgattccccgagaatacgaaaaatttcacatttgcatttatattggcccatctccattcgaacaatggcttccactttggaggtaggattcagaatttttcgtcttcgccgacatcacacgcgaggccactctgcaacacagtcattgcgtctttgtgtcgcagtcatcatgtaaactgccccttagtatTTCTGCCCCCTTAGTGTCTGGGACTTGCTTGGGAagcggtgtgcgtgaaagcaggcctTAAATTCCCAGGtctcagcacgatggctgatgacgtaaatataatggcgggccgatcgtcacttcctccctcttcgcagtgagacaaagcggtaaacaaaggtCGCTATTATCAACATAGccagctggaaatagctaaattaaactgaaaacccaATGACATTAAATTGCTACACGATCGTAGAGCCAAGGAAGAAAATCCATCGTCCATATttgaaaatgtgtggtttattttgttaccGATGTTAGGGTTcgctactgcggaaacaaggttgtacttcaaagcagaaaacgATGGAGGGATGCGTTAAagtggtaaatggagagtacttgtatagcgcatttagctacatggttaccatgccaaaagcgctttacattagcacacatttaccctttcacgcacacattcacacaccaagggtttattaaatacaaaaaaacattcgatcgcagaaaagggggaaaaacacaatggttccgtgacagtaggtcgacagtAGTTGGGCAGAGAgacgataagacaacaaaacaaagccaGCGGGATTGTTCCTTCCACCCTTCTCTGGATCGCtggggcttaaatacagtcttgatgagcttgaattggctgcagttgcgACGTCGGGAATGCTCACTccagaacaaaaccaacattgtgacagccgatgccaaccaaaaatgacataatgtccaggttataaaattgcgccagcagccctccccgcacagagagcgccagtgagcaacacgggacaagtgtgtgaaagtgtccaacccgcgtcattctcGAGACATCTCTACAtgggtgaaagcaatgacgagaGTAAATCCCTTGTCACTTTACACGGAAATTTCCCTGGAtaatgtgtgtgaaaagggcttatGCTGGATGACTCCGTCGTTGAcaacctgtcaggtgtgtcaTTGTGGCCCAGTCCAAACAGGCCTAGATCTGATTCGGACCGGCCGttcaagtcaatcagccaatgcaaaccagtcgcagtgcggccgcgtgtaagactcgtcccagaagcggctcaacgcgatgcacgcgaaaagaaaagcagtttattatttgaagcgagacgcggccctcctgcgtcaatactactagctagcagaccggaagtcactcgtgtaaaaatacggtggatccagtcgattttcaaactaatacgcAATCGTAactcactttttgagtccatcagatctctttagtggtagatcggggcacggttgacttgtcttttttgatttactgctgtcttctctgctataataataaccaacatggccctgtgttcaatacaaaaccttcctaccacaacaaaacaagtaggaaccttctcctttctttcagaaagaaagctgaccaatacgcatctgaaaggcaaattgttgttggattattatctttaaatacccgctactttttgagcagaattattGCGTTGTATaagctactgttcctattgttgaaagcaaaaaagtgtgtaataaacaactagcacacttatattttgcattttcttttcttactgtaccgaaaatgattgaaccgtgacctcaaaaccgaggtacgtaccgaaccgagatttttgtgtacccttacacccctaatagttagcatcattaagtttttattttacaccctcttcACTCCACAgcactatgttatgttaaagcctgtaagacaagttagccacgcatcgacagtcgtcataattaatagaaacctagccatccgcagggctaacgttacgtgagcgagtgacagcaacattaatcttatttattagcgcttagtgctctttattagcgcttagcacactactgctttaagatggcgactgtttactaactccgctgactctgtcatttcgcatctagttcaacaacatacatgtgatatctatgagactcatcagatgctacctgctaccgtcgtagcatcatgcgggctagtttttagcaacgtctgcgtcgtttgtagcggctgtcggctgcggtaattttttttttttttttttttttccttgctaCTTCCtccacgcacgtgacatcagcgcgttgtcccgcattaaaagtagtccgagcaaaacgtggtgcttagagctgtcaaaattaaacgattactcgaggtgaataaaattactcggatcagtttttaaactcaagttgctcgagtacttgtttcagctctaatctcATTGTTTCATATCCATTAATTGTATTAGATTTAATATTTTCGTCTATAAATTTATTCATGAATAATAAAGACCCATAAATGcttataaataaaattgaaatcagGCGTCCATATATGTATGACATCTGATTTTGGttcatgtaggccacacttgtatGCCAAATGTTAACTCATTCTCTGCTATTGGTGGCGCGAGACATCCAATACATTTGGACTGTGAGGGCTAGCATCATAATCTTTGttgttaatattaaagaagtaaGGGAATGATTACCCTATTTGTTTTATTGTATTTGCtactatttttagttttttaaaaaatccttgcatttttccttttttaaatttaacattaaattatttttattttatttttaaaataatttaaaaaaaacgtcaATATTCTATAGCGTGgagatagacatcaaatccatatgGACTGGAAATGGGAGATTCACATTATTTACTGTGCATAATcagggaattttttttccagacgAGAATGTTTgccattttttcaattttctgttcatatttttaaattaaaaataagatcAAAATGTTGCATTTGCCCATAACTGGAGTATAGTTGACAgctgaaatatttttaaaacggtTGCCTACCCATTACAACTTGGCTAATTACAGTGtactttcaaaaataaacaatcgCTCTCCAGTGAAGTGTTTTTTCACTCTATTGCAAACTTGACATAAAATGAAATATAACTGTAAATGTTACCTGCAATATTCTGACATaagtaatgtgaaaataaaacaTGCATTTTCCTCATACTCTTCCAGTGGTTGAAGCCGCATTAGCCGTGCGCCAGAGTTTGACTACCGTGGCGCCGCCCACCACCGAACCGCACAAGAATCCTGGCAAACCGGAGAGAGGGCAATACCAGCTGACCGGCACAAATGGCAGCGTGTGCTTGATGGCGTGCATGGGCCTCCAACTCAACATCAGCTTCACCGCCTCTTCAAACAAGGTCTTGGCAAAAGAATCAAAACTTGTTTGGCTCCCTgtctaaaatactttttttttttttttgttattcctaCATGTTCAGACGGTGCAGAATGTGGTCAACCTGGAGCCCAATGACACCAAGGCCTCTGGGTCATGTCTCAAGAATAACGCCACGCTGCAACTATCTGCAGATGCCATTAAAACTAATCTGACCTTTGTCTTCACTTTGGTACGTTTCTTTTGTAATTTTTGTACTTTGTAAAacagccacaagatggcagcaaATACTTGAAGTTCTTTAACTTGATGTGCCTTCCCCTCCAGAACGAGACAACCAGTAAATAC
It includes:
- the lamp1b gene encoding lysosome-associated membrane glycoprotein 1b; the protein is MKTTGAVPIRFLTFTLHLILLVEAALAVRQSLTTVAPPTTEPHKNPGKPERGQYQLTGTNGSVCLMACMGLQLNISFTASSNKTVQNVVNLEPNDTKASGSCLKNNATLQLSADAIKTNLTFVFTLNETTSKYFVSEISLSAAWPDMKEPFSARNSSLHYLGATLGYSYMCREEQTLPVVKDLSINTFQVQLQPFNLTRNQFATAQQCQLDQDDMLIAIVVGSALAGLVLIVLVAYLIGRRRSHAGYQTI